The Gemmatimonadales bacterium genome contains a region encoding:
- a CDS encoding transposase, with the protein MLLAVRLARYCARHPLALGRLAYGADTGTVTYQSDKASGPTAGAETLEALEFLARVVSHIPNKGQVLQRYYGWYANRTRGIRRRAGAPEPAPAVAAESLPPALQEARHRWAELLHRQPAPVSTVRPRDAHRRLYYPALSDRPDSMTPPAALGSAGTFIAAGSKGTSRTMAPSSWLS; encoded by the coding sequence ATGTTGCTTGCCGTGCGGCTGGCCCGCTACTGCGCGCGGCACCCTTTGGCGCTCGGCCGACTGGCGTATGGGGCGGACACCGGCACGGTCACCTATCAGTCCGACAAGGCGAGCGGCCCCACGGCGGGCGCGGAGACGCTGGAGGCCCTCGAGTTCCTGGCGCGGGTGGTGAGCCACATCCCCAACAAGGGCCAAGTGCTCCAGCGCTACTACGGCTGGTACGCCAACCGGACCCGCGGCATCCGGCGCCGGGCTGGCGCCCCCGAGCCGGCCCCGGCCGTGGCGGCGGAGTCGCTGCCGCCCGCGCTCCAGGAAGCCCGCCACCGTTGGGCGGAGCTGCTGCACCGGCAACCAGCTCCGGTGTCCACGGTGCGGCCACGCGATGCGCATCGTCGCCTTTATTACCCAGCCCTGAGTGATCGACCGGATTCGATGACTCCGCCAGCTGCGTTGGGGTCGGCGGGGACGTTCATTGCTGCCGGGTCGAAGGGAACGTCCAGAACCATGGCCCCGTCATCGTGGCTATCGTAG